In Bacteroidia bacterium, a genomic segment contains:
- a CDS encoding ATP-binding protein — translation MSLSFQNRVATWFIISTATVVAVVFFITYFIVRTTVFLHLNNDIAFEANKHFGELLIVDEKPVFKDKGEWMEREHRAIEVNPVFVQVTDRTGKLVDKSPNLKDGVLVYMPGKSEGAFYNTMLSGKAIRQVQMSMKKNGQVYGYLLVAMSLEDSQMVLLNLKRVLLIAFPVVLIILFLIARFIAGKSISPVTGIIHTASKITKENLSERIRTPKNEDELHTLVITINDLLDRIQQAVEREKQFTADASHELRTPLAVIKGNLEVLIRKPREPEAYIAKVQYVIEEIDRMNHLVDQLLLLARFESQKAALDYRSFDMTELLEQVLLRQQNTIHQNQLRINMVVNQRIEIFSDPYMMDIIMENLVSNAVKYAPSEGTVTIHLGKQTDGVGFTIHNTGESLSQEELTKIFERFYRSDSLRHPQIKGAGLGLSIVRRMCDLLQIQITMESQKEKGTTVRIKIPYPSQS, via the coding sequence ATGAGCCTGTCATTTCAAAACCGGGTAGCTACCTGGTTTATCATCAGCACGGCCACGGTCGTCGCAGTGGTATTTTTTATCACCTATTTTATCGTGCGTACCACGGTATTTCTTCACCTCAACAATGACATCGCCTTTGAGGCGAATAAACATTTTGGAGAGTTGCTGATCGTGGACGAAAAACCTGTTTTTAAAGACAAAGGCGAATGGATGGAACGCGAACACAGGGCCATTGAGGTGAATCCTGTATTTGTACAGGTAACCGACCGCACGGGTAAGCTCGTGGACAAATCGCCAAACCTGAAAGATGGGGTACTGGTCTATATGCCCGGGAAATCTGAAGGCGCGTTTTATAATACAATGCTATCGGGCAAAGCGATACGCCAAGTGCAGATGTCCATGAAAAAGAACGGACAGGTGTACGGTTACCTGCTTGTAGCCATGTCGCTGGAAGACTCCCAGATGGTTCTCCTGAATCTGAAAAGGGTATTATTGATTGCCTTTCCCGTTGTACTTATTATCCTCTTTCTGATTGCCCGGTTCATTGCTGGAAAAAGTATTAGTCCGGTCACGGGCATCATCCACACAGCCAGCAAAATCACAAAGGAAAATCTCAGCGAACGGATACGCACCCCCAAAAACGAAGATGAACTCCACACGCTGGTCATTACCATCAATGACTTGCTTGACCGCATTCAGCAGGCTGTAGAACGGGAAAAACAATTTACCGCAGATGCTTCTCACGAACTCCGCACCCCGCTGGCTGTCATAAAAGGAAACCTAGAAGTACTGATCCGAAAACCCAGAGAACCGGAAGCCTATATCGCCAAAGTACAATATGTCATCGAGGAAATCGACCGAATGAATCATCTGGTTGACCAGCTCCTCCTGCTGGCCCGGTTTGAAAGCCAGAAAGCTGCCCTGGACTATAGAAGTTTTGATATGACAGAATTACTGGAGCAGGTTCTTCTCAGGCAGCAAAATACCATTCACCAAAACCAGCTCAGGATAAACATGGTTGTCAATCAGCGGATAGAGATATTTTCAGATCCCTATATGATGGACATTATCATGGAAAACCTCGTCTCCAATGCCGTAAAATACGCACCTTCGGAAGGAACTGTAACCATCCACCTCGGCAAACAGACTGATGGCGTGGGGTTTACCATTCACAATACAGGGGAAAGCCTGAGTCAGGAAGAACTTACTAAAATTTTTGAACGCTTTTACCGGTCTGATTCCCTGCGCCATCCACAGATAAAAGGAGCGGGGCTGGGTCTTTCTATTGTCAGAAGAATGTGCGATTTATTGCAAATACAGATTACAATGGAAAGCCAAAAAGAAAAAGGAACTACCGTGCGAATAAAAATCCCCTACCCTTCCCAATCATAA
- a CDS encoding response regulator transcription factor codes for MRILIIEDEPGILNFLRQGLEEESYVVDTAIDGNTGLEKALTEDYDLLLVDWMLPGLSGIEVCRQFRQHNHQTPVIFLTARDTVQDTIFGLQAGANDYIRKPFSFDELLERIRVQFRTLRGENHQLSLGPILMDIQAHQVRKDGEEVPLTQKEFALLEYLIRNKGKVCRRTRIIESVWDIHFEYNTGVIDVYINSLRKKLKLEKDEDYIQTIRGVGYIAKEL; via the coding sequence ATGCGAATATTGATCATAGAAGACGAGCCGGGCATTCTCAATTTTTTACGACAGGGACTGGAAGAAGAGTCCTATGTGGTGGATACTGCCATTGACGGGAATACAGGACTGGAAAAAGCCCTGACGGAAGATTATGATCTGTTGCTGGTAGACTGGATGTTGCCCGGTCTTAGCGGCATTGAAGTATGTCGTCAGTTTCGCCAACACAACCATCAGACGCCGGTCATTTTCCTTACGGCCCGTGATACCGTACAGGATACGATTTTCGGTTTGCAGGCCGGAGCCAACGATTATATCCGCAAACCATTCAGTTTTGACGAACTCCTGGAGCGGATCAGAGTCCAATTTCGCACACTAAGGGGAGAAAACCACCAGCTTTCTCTCGGGCCTATCCTTATGGACATCCAGGCGCACCAGGTGCGCAAAGACGGAGAAGAGGTTCCCCTGACACAAAAAGAATTTGCCCTTCTTGAATATCTTATTCGAAATAAAGGCAAAGTATGCCGCCGTACCCGTATCATCGAAAGTGTCTGGGACATCCATTTCGAATACAATACCGGGGTAATAGATGTTTATATCAATTCTCTCCGAAAAAAACTGAAGCTGGAAAAAGATGAAGATTATATCCAGACCATCAGGGGTGTGGGGTATATAGCCAAAGAATTATGA
- a CDS encoding ROK family protein — protein MEILGIDIGGSGIKGAIVNITTGQLTSERIRYATPDPSTPKAVAKTVAKLAEHFHWKGLIGCGFPSVIQKGKVLTAANIDKKWVDIRVEALFEEATDCLVKVVNDADAAGLAEATFGAGRGIEGLAILLTVGTGIGSAFIQDGQLVPNSELGHLRFKGGIAEHYASDAARKKYELSWHVWGKRFNEYLNYVNSLFYPDVIILGGGASKKYDKFEDVIDVPTTVTTAKLLNQAGIIGAAMSAKSLVKNHLHN, from the coding sequence GTGGAAATATTAGGTATTGATATTGGCGGCTCAGGTATCAAAGGGGCAATTGTAAACATCACCACCGGGCAGCTTACTTCGGAAAGGATTCGGTATGCCACTCCTGACCCTTCTACTCCCAAAGCCGTAGCCAAAACTGTGGCTAAACTTGCTGAACATTTTCATTGGAAGGGATTAATTGGTTGTGGTTTTCCTTCAGTCATTCAAAAAGGGAAAGTGCTCACTGCCGCTAATATCGATAAAAAATGGGTAGATATTCGCGTGGAGGCGTTGTTTGAGGAAGCGACGGATTGCCTCGTAAAGGTGGTCAATGACGCTGATGCCGCAGGTCTGGCGGAAGCGACCTTTGGCGCAGGACGGGGAATTGAAGGCCTGGCAATCCTGCTTACGGTCGGCACGGGTATCGGTAGTGCATTTATTCAGGATGGGCAGCTCGTGCCCAATTCGGAGCTGGGACACCTGCGGTTTAAAGGCGGGATCGCTGAACACTACGCCTCCGACGCTGCCCGTAAAAAATACGAGCTTTCCTGGCATGTATGGGGGAAACGATTCAATGAATATCTCAACTACGTCAACAGCCTGTTTTACCCCGATGTGATTATTCTCGGTGGAGGTGCCAGTAAAAAGTACGACAAATTTGAAGACGTTATTGACGTGCCAACTACCGTCACTACTGCAAAACTCCTCAACCAGGCCGGAATTATTGGTGCCGCAATGTCTGCAAAGTCATTGGTGAAAAATCACCTCCACAATTAG
- the mnmA gene encoding tRNA 2-thiouridine(34) synthase MnmA: MKRVVVGLSGGVDSSVAAFLLLKQGYEVIGLFMKNWHDDSVTISDECPWLEDSNDALSVAEKLGIPFQTIDLSTEYKARIVDYMFAEYQAGRTPNPDVLCNREIKFDIFLEKALKLKADFVATGHYCQKDETEVNGQTVYRLLAGADPNKDQSYFLCQLTQHQLKHALFPIGHLQKSEVRKIATELDLVTAGKKDSQGLCFIGKVRLPEFLQQQLLPKAGKIIEIDPQSPVYQVPVVQGFPAQDSTYWLREVSRPFIYQPTDGKVVGEHQGAHYFTIGQRKGLNVGGKAEPLFIIATDTVENVIYVGMGESHPGLNRRGLFIPNTDIHWVRNDRALSPGESQNLLVRIRYRQPLQAATLYREAEGLYIVFEEFQRGITPGQFAAWYDGEELLGSGVIS, translated from the coding sequence ATGAAAAGAGTCGTTGTCGGTCTGTCGGGCGGCGTGGATTCCAGCGTCGCGGCCTTCCTCCTTCTAAAGCAGGGCTACGAAGTCATTGGCCTGTTTATGAAAAACTGGCATGATGACTCCGTAACTATCAGCGACGAATGCCCCTGGCTCGAAGACAGCAACGACGCGCTCAGCGTCGCCGAAAAACTGGGTATTCCCTTCCAGACGATCGATCTGAGTACAGAATACAAAGCCCGGATCGTGGATTATATGTTTGCCGAATATCAGGCTGGCCGTACGCCCAATCCCGATGTCCTGTGCAACAGAGAGATTAAGTTTGATATTTTCCTGGAAAAAGCGCTCAAACTCAAAGCCGACTTTGTCGCTACCGGCCACTATTGCCAAAAAGACGAAACAGAAGTAAACGGACAAACCGTCTACCGCCTGCTTGCAGGGGCCGACCCCAACAAAGACCAAAGCTATTTTCTCTGTCAGCTCACCCAACACCAGCTGAAACATGCACTTTTTCCCATCGGCCATCTGCAAAAATCGGAAGTCAGGAAAATTGCTACCGAACTTGATCTGGTCACCGCCGGAAAAAAAGATTCCCAGGGCCTGTGTTTTATTGGAAAAGTAAGGCTACCGGAATTCCTTCAGCAACAACTGCTGCCCAAAGCAGGGAAAATTATTGAAATCGATCCTCAATCGCCTGTTTACCAGGTGCCGGTAGTTCAGGGTTTCCCCGCTCAGGATAGCACTTACTGGTTGCGGGAAGTTTCCCGTCCGTTTATATATCAGCCCACCGATGGAAAAGTGGTTGGCGAACATCAGGGGGCTCATTATTTTACTATCGGACAACGGAAAGGATTAAACGTCGGGGGCAAGGCAGAACCGCTGTTTATTATCGCGACAGATACCGTAGAAAATGTGATATATGTCGGAATGGGAGAAAGCCATCCCGGCCTTAACCGCAGGGGATTGTTTATTCCCAATACAGATATTCACTGGGTGAGAAATGATCGGGCGCTATCCCCCGGAGAATCGCAGAATCTGCTGGTGCGCATCCGCTACAGACAACCGCTTCAGGCCGCAACCTTATACCGGGAAGCGGAAGGACTATATATTGTTTTCGAAGAATTTCAACGTGGCATCACACCCGGGCAATTTGCCGCATGGTATGACGGGGAAGAACTACTTGGCTCTGGTGTCATTTCTTAA
- a CDS encoding alpha/beta hydrolase fold domain-containing protein translates to MIRILASLLILFPFSLYAQPTCATGRYQQVVFPNFTKISGVKYGSNIQPKAGNPTNVDSLYMDIYMPAGDSLTEKRPVILLAFGGSFFFGSRTSPDIVELCTRFAKLGYVTVSIDYRLTPEIVLNGNEYVLYTAVMKATHDMRAAVRFLHKDAMTDNLYRINPDLIFAGGVSAGGIAALHLAYLDQSSEFPAVIANDIPGIGGVEGLSGNMGYPSTIAGVINLCGALGDTAWMHAGDEPIVSVHGTEDATVPYGSSTLQLFGANVIVHGSSSIHAKADSAGIRNAFRPFPGADHVPFSYGLSVPQYMDTTFWFVRDFLAGIVCENTTALEPEQSLQSLTFAPNPFTASTRISLENHSLKNLEMFDLQGRSVKVSYSRESQSLILDRGILPGGLYIVRVEDERGKWMVDKVQILNRE, encoded by the coding sequence ATGATTCGTATTCTGGCTAGTCTCCTGATCCTGTTTCCTTTCAGCCTGTATGCACAACCGACCTGTGCCACCGGGCGGTATCAGCAGGTTGTTTTCCCAAATTTTACCAAAATTTCCGGAGTAAAATATGGTTCGAATATCCAGCCCAAAGCCGGTAATCCCACCAATGTGGATTCCCTGTACATGGATATATATATGCCGGCAGGCGATTCTCTGACGGAGAAACGCCCGGTCATCCTGCTCGCCTTTGGCGGCAGTTTTTTCTTTGGATCGCGCACGAGCCCTGATATTGTGGAGTTGTGTACCCGTTTTGCAAAACTAGGGTACGTAACCGTGTCGATTGATTACCGCCTCACTCCCGAAATTGTATTAAACGGGAATGAGTATGTGCTGTATACGGCGGTGATGAAAGCCACCCACGATATGCGCGCAGCAGTGCGATTTCTGCACAAAGATGCGATGACTGACAACTTATACCGGATCAATCCGGATCTCATATTTGCCGGAGGTGTTTCAGCCGGAGGAATTGCCGCGCTTCATCTGGCCTATCTCGATCAGTCTTCAGAGTTTCCGGCAGTGATTGCCAACGATATTCCCGGTATTGGCGGGGTGGAAGGGCTTAGCGGAAATATGGGTTATCCATCTACGATTGCCGGCGTAATCAATCTTTGCGGCGCATTGGGCGACACTGCCTGGATGCATGCTGGTGATGAGCCGATTGTAAGTGTACACGGTACGGAAGACGCCACTGTGCCATATGGAAGTTCTACGCTTCAGTTATTTGGCGCCAATGTAATTGTACATGGGAGTTCGAGCATTCATGCAAAAGCCGATTCTGCAGGTATCCGCAATGCCTTCCGCCCATTTCCGGGTGCAGACCACGTGCCCTTTTCCTATGGCCTCAGCGTACCGCAGTATATGGACACTACCTTTTGGTTTGTTCGCGATTTTCTGGCTGGGATTGTCTGCGAAAATACTACTGCCCTCGAACCGGAACAGTCATTACAGTCTCTGACCTTTGCACCCAATCCATTTACCGCATCAACCCGGATCTCCCTGGAGAACCACTCCTTAAAAAATCTCGAAATGTTTGACCTTCAGGGGCGAAGCGTCAAGGTAAGTTATTCCAGAGAAAGTCAATCCCTGATTCTGGATCGGGGAATATTGCCCGGCGGGCTATACATAGTGCGGGTGGAAGATGAGCGGGGAAAATGGATGGTAGATAAGGTGCAAATTCTAAATAGGGAATGA
- a CDS encoding sugar phosphate isomerase/epimerase family protein encodes MKNNNPLSRRRFISQTTKAGVLFSLASGFPEISFSHTKMEKLPDISVFSKHLQWLDYGPMADFAAEIGFDAVDLTVRPGGHVLPENVKKDLPKAVKAVEKAGLKVRMMTTAISSEKEEYAQNTLKTAADLGIQYYRMGWIPYNPNLSLKENLEQLAGQLKQLSDFNAKTGIKGAYQNHAGDRFGSAIWDLADVLDKIGSEWLGCQYDIRHATVEGANTWPVVLQRIAPHINTLDFKDFVWGMNDGKMEVKNVPMGEGMVNFDSYIGMLRKLKVDVPVSLHYEYDLGGAEHGNRDISIDKSAVAAAMKKDLEFLRKLLSI; translated from the coding sequence ATGAAAAACAACAACCCCCTTTCCCGAAGAAGGTTTATTTCCCAAACCACGAAAGCCGGTGTTTTATTTTCTTTAGCATCGGGTTTTCCGGAAATTAGTTTTTCCCACACAAAGATGGAGAAACTACCTGATATTTCCGTTTTCTCCAAACACCTCCAATGGCTCGATTACGGCCCTATGGCTGACTTTGCCGCTGAAATTGGCTTTGATGCCGTTGACCTTACCGTCAGACCGGGTGGCCATGTTCTTCCCGAAAATGTGAAAAAAGATTTACCCAAAGCAGTAAAAGCCGTGGAAAAAGCGGGCCTGAAAGTCAGAATGATGACCACTGCTATTTCCTCCGAAAAAGAAGAATATGCCCAAAATACCCTGAAAACGGCCGCTGACCTGGGTATTCAATATTACCGCATGGGGTGGATTCCCTACAACCCCAACCTTTCGTTGAAGGAAAACCTTGAGCAACTCGCTGGGCAGCTAAAACAATTGTCTGATTTTAATGCCAAAACCGGGATCAAAGGTGCTTATCAAAACCATGCAGGCGACAGGTTTGGATCTGCCATCTGGGATCTGGCCGATGTACTTGACAAAATTGGCTCCGAATGGCTGGGCTGCCAGTACGATATCCGCCACGCTACGGTGGAAGGCGCCAACACCTGGCCGGTTGTCTTGCAACGAATTGCCCCTCATATCAATACCCTCGATTTTAAGGATTTTGTATGGGGAATGAATGACGGAAAAATGGAGGTGAAAAATGTACCCATGGGGGAAGGAATGGTCAATTTTGACAGCTATATCGGGATGCTGCGGAAGTTAAAAGTCGATGTGCCGGTTTCACTTCACTACGAATATGATCTCGGCGGTGCAGAACATGGCAACCGGGATATTTCTATCGACAAATCTGCCGTCGCTGCTGCAATGAAAAAAGACCTGGAATTTCTTAGAAAATTATTGTCCATCTAA
- a CDS encoding sulfatase, with protein MHLFNPRLLLIFSFLFMGQIALHAQQKLPKLAKDKSVKPRNVIFILTDDHRYDFMGFTGKVPWLETPNMDRLASEGAYFPNAFVTTSLCSPSRASILTGLFSHSHTVVDNQAPVPENLFFFPQYLQKAGYNTAFFGKWHMGHETDDPRPGFNHWESFRGQGVYYNPTLNINGQQVAYGDSTYITDLLTEHTLEWLDKQDKEKPFFVYLSHKAVHADFQPAARHAGRYQDKPLIFPPSYYSSVPQVKGKNRRTGEEPYQTDEYYGEGRMPDWQKMQRESWHGVDYMYHGAMDYGTFFKRYCETLLGVDESVGAVLDWLKANNLDESTMIVYMGDNGFAFGEHGLIDKRQFYEESVKVPFLVRCPELFAGGQTINGMVQNIDIAPTVLQLAGLTPPAYLHGRSFLPLLKGQDVAWRDRIFYEYYWEYDFPQTPTMHGVRTDRYKYIRYHGIWDTNEFYDLQEDPYEQNNLIASPLHQDMIKQLAGEIYDWLESTDGMQIPLKRTVKLRGGDHRNKGVY; from the coding sequence ATGCATTTGTTCAACCCTCGCTTATTGCTGATTTTTTCTTTTCTTTTTATGGGGCAAATCGCGCTCCACGCCCAGCAAAAATTGCCTAAACTGGCCAAAGATAAATCGGTAAAACCCCGCAACGTCATATTCATTCTTACGGATGACCACCGGTACGATTTTATGGGTTTTACGGGAAAGGTTCCCTGGCTTGAAACGCCGAATATGGACCGCCTGGCCAGTGAAGGGGCTTATTTTCCCAATGCCTTTGTTACGACTTCTCTCTGCTCACCGAGCAGAGCCTCTATTCTTACCGGTTTGTTTTCCCACTCTCATACCGTAGTGGACAATCAGGCACCCGTGCCCGAAAATCTTTTCTTTTTTCCCCAATACCTCCAGAAAGCGGGCTACAACACTGCTTTTTTCGGAAAATGGCATATGGGACATGAAACAGATGATCCCCGCCCCGGCTTTAACCATTGGGAAAGTTTCCGGGGGCAGGGGGTGTATTACAACCCTACGCTGAATATCAACGGCCAGCAGGTAGCCTATGGCGATTCGACCTATATCACTGACTTGCTTACTGAACATACCCTCGAATGGCTGGACAAACAGGATAAGGAAAAACCATTTTTTGTGTATCTCTCCCACAAAGCGGTACATGCAGACTTTCAACCTGCCGCCCGGCATGCCGGGAGATATCAGGATAAACCCCTTATTTTTCCTCCTTCTTACTACAGTTCCGTACCGCAGGTGAAAGGAAAAAACCGGCGCACAGGCGAAGAACCATATCAAACGGACGAATACTATGGCGAAGGCCGTATGCCCGACTGGCAGAAAATGCAGCGGGAGAGCTGGCACGGAGTCGACTATATGTACCACGGTGCGATGGACTACGGGACTTTTTTCAAACGTTACTGCGAAACGCTGCTAGGGGTGGACGAAAGTGTGGGGGCAGTTCTCGACTGGCTGAAAGCCAATAATCTGGACGAATCTACCATGATTGTATATATGGGGGACAATGGCTTCGCCTTCGGCGAGCACGGATTGATTGACAAACGTCAATTTTACGAAGAATCGGTAAAAGTACCGTTTCTCGTTCGTTGCCCCGAACTGTTTGCCGGCGGGCAAACGATCAACGGGATGGTGCAAAATATCGATATTGCCCCAACTGTGCTCCAGCTTGCAGGCCTGACGCCTCCCGCATACCTGCATGGGCGTTCGTTTTTGCCTTTGCTAAAAGGACAGGACGTCGCGTGGCGCGACCGGATTTTTTATGAATACTACTGGGAATATGATTTTCCCCAGACCCCTACAATGCACGGTGTGCGTACCGACCGGTACAAATACATCCGCTACCACGGCATCTGGGATACCAATGAGTTTTATGACCTTCAGGAAGATCCCTACGAGCAAAATAACCTTATCGCTTCGCCGCTGCATCAGGATATGATCAAACAACTTGCCGGCGAAATCTACGACTGGCTGGAAAGCACCGATGGAATGCAGATTCCGCTGAAACGTACGGTCAAACTGCGCGGCGGCGATCACCGCAATAAAGGCGTTTATTAA
- a CDS encoding ABC transporter permease translates to MNLSFYIARRYLFSKKSSNAINVITWVSMAGIGVGTAALILVLSVFNGLTTFIEGLFAAMDPDIKIVAARGQVFEHSDDIYRKLSEHPEVVAITRTIEGRVWLEYVDNQTYGTIKGVEEDFLSVNRVDTFVYAGEYNFKPRNGVSQAVLGSVIAANLSAEIDNDFRPISVSYIPQNASISNPINTDFIFPSGYFSVQKEYDEKYILTDFYFVRDLFELKNEISAYELRLTNTDRAGPVKKQLEALIGPDYEVLTWYEQHQTLYKVMRNEKYVSYLILVLMLAIAAVNIVGSLSMIVLEKTRDIAVLKSMGATQGTIRKIFLADGLLVGSVGGICGVVVALITGLAQKYLGFIQLNGGESFRVKAFPIELQFGDFVLVALTVITLSVLASVYPSLQASRVRVVQGLRM, encoded by the coding sequence ATGAACCTCTCTTTTTATATCGCACGCCGTTACCTGTTTTCCAAAAAATCCAGTAATGCAATCAATGTGATTACCTGGGTTTCCATGGCGGGAATCGGTGTGGGTACAGCTGCATTGATTTTAGTCCTGTCTGTATTCAACGGGCTTACTACTTTCATTGAAGGGCTGTTTGCGGCAATGGATCCCGATATAAAAATTGTCGCTGCCCGCGGTCAGGTGTTTGAACATTCTGATGATATTTACAGAAAGCTGTCCGAACACCCTGAAGTAGTGGCCATTACCCGTACCATCGAAGGCCGGGTATGGCTTGAGTATGTCGATAATCAGACTTATGGCACAATCAAAGGTGTAGAAGAGGATTTTCTTTCTGTCAACCGGGTGGACACGTTTGTTTATGCCGGAGAATACAACTTCAAACCCCGCAACGGGGTTTCTCAGGCTGTATTGGGAAGTGTGATTGCCGCCAATCTCAGCGCAGAGATTGACAATGATTTCAGGCCGATCAGTGTCTCCTACATTCCGCAAAACGCCTCGATCTCCAATCCGATTAATACAGATTTTATATTCCCTTCAGGCTACTTTAGTGTACAGAAGGAGTATGACGAAAAATATATTCTGACCGATTTTTACTTTGTTCGTGATCTGTTTGAATTGAAAAATGAGATCTCTGCCTATGAACTTCGGCTGACAAATACCGATCGGGCCGGCCCTGTAAAAAAACAACTGGAAGCGCTGATTGGGCCAGACTATGAAGTACTCACCTGGTACGAACAACACCAGACGCTCTACAAAGTCATGCGCAATGAAAAATATGTGAGTTACCTGATTTTGGTGCTGATGCTGGCCATTGCGGCTGTCAACATTGTAGGTAGCCTTTCTATGATCGTACTGGAAAAAACCCGCGACATTGCCGTATTAAAATCTATGGGTGCCACACAAGGCACGATTCGCAAGATATTCCTCGCTGACGGACTCCTGGTCGGTAGTGTTGGCGGAATATGCGGCGTTGTCGTCGCGTTGATCACGGGGCTCGCTCAGAAGTACCTCGGATTTATCCAGCTAAACGGAGGGGAAAGCTTCCGTGTGAAAGCCTTCCCTATCGAATTACAGTTTGGTGATTTTGTATTGGTTGCACTGACTGTCATCACACTTTCCGTACTGGCTTCTGTATATCCTTCGCTCCAGGCTTCCCGCGTACGGGTGGTACAGGGTCTCCGAATGTAA
- the rbfA gene encoding 30S ribosome-binding factor RbfA has protein sequence MSASIQQKKTEKLIQFEISEIIRTSPALNQGKMVSVTVVRLTPDKGMAKIYLTVFPDDQLEAVTESMNEHMTELRRQLAGRIKNKVRTVPEIRFYADDSFREAAKIDEIFKKIEEGKEE, from the coding sequence ATGTCAGCTTCCATTCAACAAAAAAAAACCGAAAAGCTCATTCAATTTGAGATCAGTGAGATTATTCGTACGAGTCCCGCTTTGAATCAGGGAAAAATGGTTTCTGTTACCGTTGTAAGGCTTACGCCGGATAAGGGAATGGCAAAAATTTACCTGACGGTTTTCCCCGATGATCAGTTGGAAGCCGTTACCGAATCCATGAATGAACACATGACCGAACTGCGACGCCAACTTGCCGGGCGAATTAAAAATAAAGTCCGGACAGTACCTGAGATTCGTTTTTATGCCGATGACTCCTTTCGGGAAGCTGCCAAAATCGATGAGATATTTAAAAAAATTGAGGAGGGTAAAGAGGAATGA